In Humulus lupulus chromosome 7, drHumLupu1.1, whole genome shotgun sequence, the following are encoded in one genomic region:
- the LOC133790746 gene encoding putative calcium-transporting ATPase 13, plasma membrane-type, with amino-acid sequence MSLRPRKPLQTEETAMHDQYPVISSPSKSHKRRWRLVYTAISFTRVLRSLAKNVLQNNANLLRSVSYVAIDVPAGNEKLSFPNNVDPKALADIVRDKKIESLVSQYGGVKELANTLETDVRSGISSNDVDLARRKNVFGANDYKKPPAKGFLTFVFDAFKDTVIIILLVCALLSLGFGIKQHGWKDGWFDGGSIIFAVFLVVVVSAVSNYNQSIQFQKLSKKSSDISVEVVRGGRRHPISIFDIVVGDVVFLKIGDQIPADGLFLEGHSLRVDESSMTGESDHVDINATGNPFLLSGTKVVDGFGTMLVTSVGMNTAWGEMMSSVSRDMKEETPLQARLEKLTSLIGKVGLSVAALVLVVLMIRYFTGHTKDEMGQREFNGSKTKFDDIMNAVIGIIAAAVTIVVVAIPEGLPLAVTLTLAYSMKRMMKDNAMVRKLAACETMGSATIICTDKTGTLTLNEMTVTEVWLGKEHLSEDGVSHMSPSTVSLLRESIGLNTAGGVYKPTPDATPEISGSPTEKAILSWAVFSLGLDIDELKTQYEIIHVEAFNSEKKRSGVLIRKNNEKTLQIHWKGAAEMVLAMCSNYYDRDGIIRVMNEEERREIETHVQSMAAKSLRCIAFAHKNIEGEYGQVNSEKLEESGLALLGVVGIKDPCRPGVKVAVDTCIAAGVSIKMITGDNVHTARAIAIDCGILKPRVDVESEAIIEGVQFRNYSPEERMRKVEKIRVMARSSPFDKLLMVECLKQKGHVVAVTGDGTNDAPALKEADIGLSMGIQGTEVAKESSDIVILDDNFSSVVTVLRWGRCVYNNIQKFIQFQLTVNVAALVINFVASVSSGKVPLTAVQLLWVNLIMDTLAALALATEQPTNELMKKPPVGRKEPLITRIMWRNLIAHALFQVTVLLTLQFKGRSIFGVNEKVKNTLIFNTFVLCQVFNEFNARKLEKKNIFEGIHKSKLFLGIIGVTVLLQVLMVEFLKKFASTERLNWSQWGASIGIAALSWPIGWLVKCIPAYGNKV; translated from the coding sequence ATGTCTCTACGACCTAGAAAACCATTGCAAACAGAAGAAACAGCCATGCATGATCAATACCCAGTAATTAGCTCACCCTCGAAATCCCACAAACGCAGATGGAGGTTGGTTTACACCGCCATATCATTCACTAGGGTTCTTCGTTCTCTGGCCAAGAACGTGCTTCAAAACAATGCAAACCTTTTGCGCTCCGTCTCCTACGTCGCCATCGATGTCCCTGCCGGTAATGAAAAACTTTCTTTTCCTAATAATGTTGATCCAAAAGCTCTTGCTGATATTGTTAGGGATAAGAAAATTGAAAGTCTTGTGAGTCAGTATGGAGGGGTCAAAGAATTAGCTAATACGCTTGAAACTGATGTTAGGAGTGGTATTAGTAGCAATGATGTTGATTTGGCTCGAAGAAAGAATGTTTTTGGTGCCAATGACTACAAAAAGCCGCCCGCCAAAGGGTTTCTAACTTTTGTTTTTGATGCATTTAAAGACACTGTAATTATCATATTGTTGGTTTGTGCCCTACTCTCTCTGGGGTTTGGTATCAAGCAACATGGCTGGAAAGACGGATGGTTTGACGGCGGGAGTATTATTTTTGCTGtctttcttgttgttgttgtctCTGCTGTGTCAAACTACAATCAATCTATACAATTTCAGAAGCTCTCCAAAAAGAGTAGTGACATAAGCGTGGAAGTTGTTAGAGGTGGACGACGTCATCCCATATCAATCTTCGACATTGTTGTAGGTGATGTTGTTTTCTTAAAGATTGGTGATCAAATTCCAGCTGATGGGTTATTCTTGGAAGGCCATTCCTTGAGGGTGGATGAGTCGAGTATGACTGGAGAAAGTGACCATGTTGATATCAATGCCACTGGAAATCCTTTTCTGTTATCAGGCACAAAGGTGGTGGACGGGTTTGGAACCATGTTAGTGACTTCTGTGGGCATGAATACGGCTTGGGGAGAGATGATGAGCTCAGTAAGTCGAGACATGAAGGAAGAGACGCCTTTGCAAGCGCGGCTCGAGAAGCTAACATCTTTGATCGGAAAGGTTGGTTTGTCTGTGGCTGCACTTGTTCTTGTTGTTTTGATGATCCGCTACTTCACAGGGCACACAAAAGATGAGATGGGACAAAGGGAATTTAATGGAAGCAAGACAAAATTTGATGATATCATGAATGCTGTTATAGGCATTATTGCTGCAGCAGTGACAATCGTTGTCGTGGCTATTCCTGAAGGTCTACCACTCGCTGTTACTCTTACTCTTGCTTACTCTATGAAGAGAATGATGAAAGACAATGCTATGGTCAGGAAGCTCGCTGCTTGCGAGACAATGGGGTCGGCCACAATAATATGTACTGACAAAACGGGAACTCTTACTCTGAATGAGATGACGGTTACAGAGGTGTGGCTTGGCAAAGAACATTTAAGTGAGGATGGTGTATCACATATGTCTCCAAGTACTGTCAGCTTACTGCGAGAGTCCATTGGTTTAAACACCGCCGGTGGAGTTTATAAACCAACTCCTGACGCTACTCCTGAGATTTCTGGAAGCCCAACAGAGAAAGCAATACTTTCATGGGCTGTTTTCAGCTTGGGATTGGATATTGATGAACTGAAGACGCAATACGAAATAATCCACGTCGAGGCTTTCAACTCAGAGAAAAAAAGGAGTGGAGTTTTGATCAGGAAAAACAACGAGAAGACTCTTCAAATCCACTGGAAAGGTGCTGCTGAAATGGTTCTCGCCATGTGCTCAAATTATTATGACAGAGATGGAATCATTAGAGTCATGaatgaagaagaaagaagagagaTTGAAACACACGTTCAAAGTATGGCAGCCAAAAGCTTGAGATGTATTGCCTTTGCCCATAAAAATATTGAAGGAGAATATGGACAGGTTAATAGTGAGAAACTGGAGGAAAGTGGCCTTGCTTTACTTGGTGTTGTAGGAATAAAGGATCCATGTAGGCCAGGAGTTAAGGTAGCCGTAGACACTTGCATTGCTGCCGGTGTGAGCATCAAAATGATAACAGGTGACAATGTGCACACAGCAAGAGCTATAGCGATTGATTGTGGGATTTTAAAACCTAGGGTGGATGTGGAAAGTGAAGCTATAATTGAAGGGGTACAGTTCAGAAACTATTCACCGGAAGAGAGAATGAGAAAAGTTGAAAAAATTCGTGTTATGGCTAGATCATCCCCGTTTGACAAGCTTCTAATGGTTGAATGCCTGAAGCAAAAAGGCCACGTGGTAGCAGTCACTGGAGATGGAACCAACGACGCTCCAGCTCTCAAGGAAGCAGATATTGGACTTTCAATGGGGATCCAAGGCACAGAAGTGGCAAAAGAGAGCTCAGACATTGTTATCTTAGATGATAACTTTAGTTCAGTGGTCACCGTTTTGAGATGGGGCAGGTGTGTATACAACAACATTCAGAAATTCATTCAGTTTCAACTTACTGTGAACGTTGCCGCTTTGGTCATCAACTTTGTTGCCTCAGTGTCTTCTGGTAAAGTCCCATTGACTGCTGTCCAGCTTTTGTGGGTGAACCTTATTATGGATACATTGGCAGCTTTAGCATTAGCCACCGAGCAACCAACTAATGAACTCATGAAGAAGCCGCCGGTGGGTCGAAAGGAGCCTCTCATAACCAGAATCATGTGGAGGAACCTCATTGCGCATGCCTTGTTTCAGGTTACTGTTTTGTTGACTCTACAATTCAAGGGAAGATCCATCTTTGGTGTGAACGAAAAGGTCAAGAACACACTCATATTCAACACTTTTGTTCTATGCCAAGTCTTCAACGAATTCAACGCAAGGAAACTGGAAAAGAAGAATATATTTGAAGGGATACATAAGAGCAAACTATTTTTGGGTATAATTGGAGTTACCGTACTGCTTCAAGTGTTGATGGTGGAGTTTCTGAAGAAGTTTGCCAGTACTGAGAGGCTGAACTGGAGTCAATGGGGTGCTAGCATTGGCATTGCAGCTTTATCTTGGCCAATCGGTTGGCTTGTCAAGTGCATTCCAGCATATGGGAACAAGGTCTGA